Proteins co-encoded in one Kribbella qitaiheensis genomic window:
- a CDS encoding dienelactone hydrolase family protein — translation MSIETSTVSVGDLTAYLARPASAGAGPGMLLLPMITGIGAQLRDWADELAGRGVTALVWDPFKGRSTDNSSREELSELLGGLDDDTVLAEQVALLDHLLGDLGCSKAGVIGWCLGGRFALLLAAREHRLASVTAYHPTTPSALRPNHSYDTIAEAAAITAPVLVIYPGNDAAVPVADFEALQTSLQGRSSGATITQFYPGADHGFSDKSRHDVEVNAAAFKLSWPQALDFINTTTT, via the coding sequence ATGAGTATCGAAACGTCGACTGTTTCCGTTGGGGATCTCACTGCTTACCTGGCCCGCCCGGCTTCGGCCGGTGCCGGGCCGGGCATGTTGCTGCTGCCGATGATCACCGGAATCGGTGCGCAGCTCCGGGACTGGGCGGACGAGCTGGCCGGACGTGGGGTCACCGCGCTGGTCTGGGATCCGTTCAAGGGCCGTAGTACGGACAACTCGAGCAGGGAAGAGCTGAGCGAGCTGCTGGGTGGGCTCGACGACGACACCGTGCTGGCCGAGCAGGTGGCGTTGCTCGACCATCTGCTGGGCGACCTCGGGTGTTCGAAGGCCGGCGTGATCGGCTGGTGCCTCGGCGGCCGCTTCGCGTTGTTGCTGGCGGCAAGGGAGCACCGGCTCGCGAGCGTCACGGCGTACCACCCGACCACGCCGTCCGCGCTGCGGCCGAACCACTCGTACGACACGATCGCCGAGGCTGCAGCGATTACCGCGCCGGTGCTGGTGATCTACCCGGGCAACGACGCCGCGGTGCCCGTCGCCGACTTCGAAGCACTGCAGACGTCACTCCAGGGCCGGTCGAGTGGCGCCACCATCACCCAGTTCTACCCAGGCGCGGACCACGGCTTCTCCGACAAGTCCCGCCACGACGTCGAGGTCAACGCCGCAGCCTTCAAACTCTCCTGGCCCCAGGCGTTGGACTTCATCAACACCACAACTACATAA
- a CDS encoding helix-turn-helix transcriptional regulator, whose product MSETSARLLSLLSLLQARRDWPGALLAERLEVSPRTVRRDVDRLRDLGYPVRASKGPDGGYRLDAGAELPPLLFDDDQAIAVAVALQTATTTVTGIEEGALRALATVRQVMPARLRQRVDALQVTTVDKYADSRRTKVDSDHLIAIGTALRAREVLRFDYASPGVTEWVPPRRVEPHHLVTWGGRWYLVAWDLERNDWRTFRVDRMLPKTPTGPRFTPRELPAADVSAYISSKFSGQNQWPCRGEAILQAKAADIARWAGRDAIVEEITDSSCRLILNGWSWTGVAATYGMFECELEFVGPVELKTAAAQLAVRYAAASSQ is encoded by the coding sequence ATGTCCGAAACCTCGGCTCGACTCCTCTCGCTGCTGTCCCTGCTCCAGGCGCGCCGCGACTGGCCGGGCGCGCTGCTGGCCGAACGGCTGGAGGTCAGCCCGCGAACGGTTCGCCGTGACGTGGACCGGCTGCGTGATCTCGGCTATCCCGTCCGTGCGAGCAAGGGCCCGGACGGTGGCTACCGCCTCGACGCGGGCGCCGAACTGCCGCCGCTGCTGTTCGACGACGACCAGGCGATCGCGGTCGCCGTCGCGCTCCAGACCGCGACCACGACCGTGACCGGGATCGAGGAAGGCGCCCTTCGCGCGCTGGCCACGGTCCGCCAGGTGATGCCGGCCAGGCTTCGCCAGCGGGTGGACGCATTGCAGGTGACGACGGTCGACAAGTACGCCGACTCACGCCGTACGAAGGTGGACTCGGATCACTTGATCGCGATCGGTACTGCGTTGCGCGCCCGCGAGGTGCTCCGCTTCGACTACGCGTCGCCGGGTGTCACCGAATGGGTGCCGCCGCGTCGCGTCGAGCCGCATCACCTGGTCACGTGGGGTGGGCGGTGGTACCTGGTCGCGTGGGACCTGGAACGTAACGACTGGCGGACGTTCCGGGTGGACCGGATGTTGCCGAAGACACCGACCGGGCCGCGCTTCACCCCGCGCGAGCTGCCCGCGGCCGACGTCTCGGCGTACATCTCGAGCAAGTTCTCCGGCCAGAACCAATGGCCGTGCCGTGGCGAGGCGATTCTTCAGGCGAAGGCGGCCGATATCGCCCGCTGGGCCGGCCGCGACGCGATCGTCGAGGAGATCACCGACAGCAGTTGCCGGCTGATCCTCAACGGCTGGTCCTGGACCGGCGTGGCCGCGACGTACGGCATGTTCGAGTGCGAACTGGAGTTCGTCGGGCCGGTCGAGTTGAAGACGGCGGCTGCTCAGCTCGCTGTTCGCTACGCGGCGGCTTCATCTCAGTAG
- the pip gene encoding prolyl aminopeptidase — translation MYPETEPYDQGMLDVGDGHRIYWEVCGNPDGKPAVVLHGGPGSGAGKFWRRYFDPARYRVVLFDQRNCGRSTPDAAEAEVDLSTNTTSHLIADIEQLRNHLGIDKWLVVGGSWGATLGFAYAEQHPGSVSEMVIFSVTNTTQREVDWITRDMGRIFPAEWARFRDVVPEDERDGNLALAYSRLLHDADPAVREKAARAWCDWEDTHVATHAGHKPDPRYQDPVLRLRLARIVTHYWGNAAWLPDGVLVREAGQLTGIPGVLVHGRLDISSPADIAWNMAQGPGPTPNSTWSKPQATASAPQACPTSSSPPSTASPDRRRSPQDSS, via the coding sequence ATGTATCCGGAGACCGAGCCGTACGACCAAGGGATGCTCGATGTCGGTGATGGGCATCGCATCTACTGGGAGGTCTGCGGGAATCCCGATGGGAAGCCCGCGGTGGTGCTGCACGGCGGGCCGGGGTCGGGGGCGGGGAAGTTCTGGCGTAGGTACTTCGACCCGGCGCGGTATCGGGTTGTGTTGTTCGACCAGCGGAACTGCGGCCGGAGTACGCCGGATGCCGCCGAAGCCGAGGTGGATCTGAGCACAAATACCACCTCGCACCTGATCGCGGATATCGAGCAACTGCGGAATCATCTGGGTATCGACAAGTGGCTCGTTGTCGGTGGCTCCTGGGGAGCGACGCTCGGCTTCGCGTACGCCGAGCAGCATCCCGGGTCCGTGTCGGAGATGGTCATCTTCAGCGTCACGAACACCACCCAGCGCGAGGTCGACTGGATCACGCGGGACATGGGCCGGATCTTCCCGGCCGAGTGGGCGCGCTTCCGGGACGTCGTACCGGAGGACGAGCGGGACGGCAACCTCGCGCTCGCCTACAGCCGGCTGCTGCACGACGCGGATCCCGCCGTACGCGAGAAGGCCGCGCGTGCGTGGTGCGACTGGGAGGACACGCACGTCGCGACCCATGCGGGACACAAACCGGATCCGCGCTACCAAGATCCCGTACTACGGCTCCGCCTGGCGCGAATCGTCACCCACTACTGGGGAAACGCGGCCTGGTTGCCGGACGGCGTACTGGTTCGCGAAGCAGGCCAGCTCACCGGGATCCCCGGCGTACTGGTCCACGGCCGCCTCGACATCAGCAGCCCGGCCGACATCGCCTGGAACATGGCCCAGGGCCCTGGCCCGACGCCGAACTCCACCTGGTCGAAACCGCAGGCCACGGCCTCGGCACCGCAAGCATGTCCGACCTCGTCATCACCGCCCTCAACCGCTTCGCCGGACCGGCGTAGATCGCCGCAGGACAGCTCGTGA
- a CDS encoding DUF1772 domain-containing protein, whose product MNLTKILTLAALVGTALMGGVFFAFGTAVMGSLQRMPAGQGAAAMNLMNVRIQNPLFLLIFMGTALVCVALAIIAFVQNSPGKWWLVGGAALYLIGVIVLSFAVNIPLNDKLATFDPTSAAGAADWLNYLAKWNPANNVRAIACALGVIAFGLALASGARSGEARQGISGATPTPQYGSAQFPNQR is encoded by the coding sequence ATGAACCTCACCAAGATCCTCACTCTCGCCGCTCTCGTCGGCACCGCGCTGATGGGCGGCGTCTTCTTCGCCTTCGGGACCGCCGTGATGGGGTCGCTGCAGCGGATGCCGGCCGGTCAGGGCGCCGCCGCGATGAACCTGATGAACGTCCGGATCCAGAACCCGCTCTTCCTGCTCATCTTCATGGGGACCGCGCTGGTCTGCGTGGCGCTCGCGATCATCGCGTTCGTCCAAAACAGTCCCGGCAAGTGGTGGCTGGTGGGCGGTGCCGCGCTCTACCTGATCGGCGTCATCGTGCTCAGCTTCGCGGTCAACATCCCGCTGAACGACAAGCTGGCGACCTTCGACCCGACATCGGCTGCCGGTGCGGCGGACTGGCTGAACTACCTGGCCAAGTGGAACCCGGCCAACAACGTCCGCGCCATCGCCTGCGCCCTGGGTGTCATCGCCTTCGGTCTCGCCCTCGCTTCAGGCGCCCGCTCAGGCGAGGCTCGGCAGGGGATCAGCGGAGCTACACCCACTCCACAGTACGGATCAGCACAGTTCCCCAACCAGCGATGA
- a CDS encoding LysR family transcriptional regulator, with protein sequence MDSRQLEYFVAVAEELSFTRAAQRMFAVQSTVSAAIRALETDLKTTLFDRSTRRVTLSATGEALLPEAKAALEALDRARAVVEEASTGLRGNIRIGTLTRLGLVDLAALLGAFYQKYPLVEVQVTTSPTGSSGLADDVRHGRLDVSLVGLNPTELTGLQPRELATVPYVVLVPPDHRLAGRDGIRLKDLTGERFIDQLGGFGNRIAVDRAFDNAGIPRRVQVEVPDLTSVPDYVRAGLGVAVVPALDADGQPGVTALRLTDVKLTWTLSAITLSGKRPSRAVTALLDLLTDSILPRNAF encoded by the coding sequence ATGGACTCGAGACAGTTGGAGTACTTCGTCGCGGTGGCCGAGGAGTTGAGCTTCACCCGGGCGGCGCAGCGGATGTTCGCGGTCCAGTCCACCGTCTCGGCCGCCATCCGGGCCTTGGAGACGGATCTCAAGACCACCTTGTTCGACCGCTCCACCCGGCGGGTCACCTTGTCCGCCACCGGCGAGGCGCTGTTGCCGGAGGCGAAGGCCGCTCTGGAGGCGCTGGACCGGGCCCGCGCGGTGGTCGAGGAGGCGTCGACCGGGCTCCGCGGCAACATCCGGATCGGCACGTTGACGCGACTCGGGCTGGTGGATCTCGCCGCGCTGCTCGGCGCGTTCTACCAGAAGTACCCGTTGGTCGAGGTCCAGGTGACCACCTCGCCGACCGGTTCCAGCGGCCTGGCCGACGACGTCCGGCACGGCCGGCTCGACGTTTCCCTGGTCGGGCTGAACCCCACCGAGCTGACCGGACTGCAGCCACGCGAGCTGGCCACCGTGCCGTACGTCGTACTGGTGCCCCCGGACCACCGGCTGGCCGGTCGCGACGGGATCCGGCTGAAAGACCTCACCGGCGAACGCTTCATCGACCAGCTGGGCGGGTTCGGCAACCGGATCGCTGTCGATCGCGCCTTCGACAACGCCGGGATCCCGCGCCGGGTGCAGGTGGAGGTCCCCGATCTGACCAGCGTGCCGGACTACGTCCGCGCGGGGTTGGGAGTGGCCGTAGTACCGGCGCTTGATGCCGACGGACAGCCTGGGGTGACCGCGCTGCGGCTTACGGACGTGAAGCTGACCTGGACGCTGTCGGCGATCACGCTGAGCGGCAAGCGACCGAGCAGAGCGGTGACCGCTCTCCTCGACCTGCTCACCGACTCGATCCTCCCCCGCAACGCCTTCTAG
- a CDS encoding AraC family transcriptional regulator: protein MDVLDDLLAGTRARGGVFNLTIMDAPWALDIRDEAQLALATLVRGSAWVVRDGIVPTRMEEGDVAIFNGPEPYVVGDHPDTRPQLRIHPGGICEPLPGAPVDYSARLGVRTYGGRLEGDAMVVSGTYQLEGDVSRRLLNALPSVLVVPAGAVAGHVMSMVLGEIQRDEPGQQSVLDRWLDLALITTLRAWFARPDSHAPGWYQAQSDPVVGLALRLLHEDPAYPWSVVELADRTGVSRASLARRFSGLVGEAPMAYLTGWRIALAADLLRETADTVETIARRVGYANAFALSVAFKRLRGTNPTTHRRTALQSA from the coding sequence ATGGACGTGCTCGACGATCTGCTGGCCGGCACCCGTGCGCGCGGGGGCGTGTTCAACCTGACGATCATGGATGCGCCCTGGGCGCTCGATATCCGTGACGAGGCGCAACTGGCGCTCGCGACCCTGGTGCGCGGATCCGCCTGGGTGGTGCGGGACGGGATCGTGCCGACCCGGATGGAAGAGGGCGACGTCGCGATCTTCAACGGGCCCGAGCCGTACGTCGTGGGTGACCACCCGGATACCCGGCCACAGCTGCGGATCCATCCGGGCGGCATCTGCGAACCGTTGCCTGGGGCACCTGTCGACTACAGTGCGCGGCTTGGGGTGCGGACCTACGGCGGACGGCTCGAAGGCGACGCGATGGTTGTCAGCGGCACCTATCAGTTGGAGGGTGACGTCAGCCGGCGGCTGCTGAACGCGTTGCCGTCGGTGCTCGTAGTACCGGCGGGTGCGGTCGCCGGTCACGTGATGTCGATGGTGCTGGGTGAGATCCAGCGCGACGAGCCGGGTCAGCAGAGTGTGCTGGACAGATGGCTCGATCTGGCGCTGATCACGACGCTGCGCGCATGGTTCGCCCGGCCGGATTCGCACGCACCCGGGTGGTACCAGGCGCAGAGCGACCCGGTCGTCGGGCTGGCGCTGCGGCTGCTGCACGAAGACCCGGCGTACCCGTGGAGTGTCGTGGAGCTGGCCGACCGCACGGGGGTCTCCCGCGCCAGCCTGGCCCGGCGGTTCAGCGGGCTGGTCGGTGAGGCACCGATGGCGTACCTCACCGGTTGGCGGATCGCCCTGGCCGCGGACCTGCTGCGCGAGACGGCCGATACGGTCGAGACCATCGCCCGCCGCGTCGGCTACGCGAACGCCTTCGCCTTGTCGGTCGCCTTCAAACGCCTCCGCGGCACAAACCCAACCACCCACCGCCGCACAGCGCTGCAATCTGCCTAA
- a CDS encoding SRPBCC family protein, producing the protein MITIERAVTVSKPIETVFSYLSDFENTVEWDPGTVSTVKLDGDGGVGTKYQNKSSFAGRETELEYVVQQLEADRIFQLRGDNKTVTALDTMTFRDTGAGTEVTYRAEFEFKGVTRLLEPLFRGQFKKLGDEAETGLREALLKL; encoded by the coding sequence GTGATCACCATCGAACGTGCCGTCACCGTGAGCAAGCCCATCGAGACAGTGTTCAGCTACCTGTCCGACTTCGAGAACACCGTCGAGTGGGATCCGGGGACGGTGTCGACGGTCAAGCTCGACGGCGACGGCGGCGTGGGGACGAAGTACCAGAACAAGTCCTCGTTCGCCGGTCGCGAGACCGAGCTGGAGTACGTCGTCCAGCAGCTCGAGGCGGACCGGATCTTCCAGTTGCGCGGCGACAACAAGACCGTGACCGCGCTCGACACGATGACGTTCCGGGACACCGGTGCCGGCACCGAGGTCACCTACCGGGCGGAGTTCGAGTTCAAGGGCGTGACCCGGCTGCTCGAGCCACTCTTCCGCGGCCAGTTCAAGAAGCTCGGCGACGAAGCCGAGACCGGTCTTCGCGAAGCGCTCCTGAAGCTGTAG
- a CDS encoding MFS transporter has translation MTTLTGPRPLSQAGSRVRFAHGTGFWVIAAAFLITMAFSTVPTPLYAIYQRRDGFPTFMITVIFATYAVGVMASLYLAGHVSDWLGRRRVALLAVLAEAVSAVIFLLWQDVPGLLLARFISGVGVGALTATATAHLSELRQIARPEQDPSRSALISSMVNLGGLAFGPLVGGILAEYVSRPLDRPYEVFLVLLLISAVGIALVPETVERLEERPAYRPQKVALPSAAKPLFFATAAGAFAAFAIFGLFTSLAPTFLGGTLHHTSRLLAGVVTFAVFVAGALSQAVFVRLTRQRQLQLGLVLMSVGLIGVAVGGLAPSLWLFVIGGVVAGAGVGLVFRGAVVTAASLADAGSRGEVLAALFLIAYAGLAVPVLSIGVGVAFLPDQVALLIFSAIILVMVNVAGLRMLKANRVQG, from the coding sequence ATGACAACACTGACCGGCCCCCGACCGCTCTCCCAGGCCGGCTCGCGCGTGCGGTTCGCCCACGGCACGGGCTTCTGGGTGATCGCGGCCGCATTCCTGATCACGATGGCCTTCTCCACGGTCCCCACCCCGCTCTACGCGATCTACCAGCGCCGGGACGGCTTCCCGACCTTCATGATCACGGTCATCTTCGCCACCTACGCGGTCGGCGTGATGGCGAGCCTCTACCTGGCCGGCCACGTCAGCGATTGGCTCGGCCGTCGCCGGGTCGCGCTGCTCGCAGTACTGGCAGAGGCTGTGTCCGCCGTGATCTTCCTGCTCTGGCAGGACGTTCCCGGCCTGCTGCTGGCTCGGTTCATCTCGGGTGTCGGAGTCGGGGCGCTGACCGCCACCGCGACCGCGCATCTCTCCGAACTCCGGCAGATCGCGCGACCGGAGCAGGACCCGAGCCGGTCGGCGCTGATCTCCTCGATGGTGAACCTCGGCGGCCTCGCGTTCGGGCCTCTCGTCGGCGGGATCCTGGCGGAGTACGTGTCCAGGCCGCTCGACCGTCCGTACGAGGTGTTCCTGGTCCTGCTGCTGATCAGCGCCGTCGGGATCGCGCTGGTTCCGGAGACGGTCGAGCGGCTGGAGGAGCGACCGGCGTACCGGCCGCAGAAGGTGGCCTTGCCGAGCGCCGCGAAGCCGTTGTTCTTCGCGACCGCAGCCGGAGCGTTCGCCGCCTTCGCGATCTTCGGACTCTTCACCTCGCTGGCACCGACGTTCCTGGGCGGCACCCTGCATCACACCTCGCGGCTGCTCGCCGGGGTGGTGACCTTCGCGGTCTTCGTCGCGGGTGCGCTGAGCCAGGCCGTGTTCGTGCGGCTGACCCGGCAGCGGCAGTTGCAGCTCGGGCTGGTGCTGATGTCGGTCGGCCTCATCGGTGTCGCGGTCGGCGGACTGGCTCCCAGTCTGTGGCTGTTCGTGATCGGTGGTGTCGTCGCCGGTGCGGGCGTCGGCCTGGTCTTCCGTGGAGCTGTCGTGACTGCCGCTTCGCTGGCGGACGCCGGCTCGCGCGGTGAGGTTCTCGCCGCCCTGTTCCTGATCGCGTACGCCGGTCTCGCGGTCCCCGTCCTCTCGATCGGCGTCGGCGTCGCCTTCCTCCCGGACCAGGTCGCGCTGTTGATCTTCTCGGCGATCATCCTGGTGATGGTCAACGTCGCCGGCCTCCGGATGCTGAAGGCGAATCGCGTCCAGGGATAG
- a CDS encoding ATP-binding cassette domain-containing protein, which produces MISTRELTKTFEVSRTETVHAVRGISLTVEPGELVAVLGPNGAGKTTTLRMLTTLIAPTSGTAEVAGYDVVAEPSQVRRQIGYVGQGNGAGHSQRVADELAGQGVIYGLDRRAAKLRAEELLESLELKDLARRKVSELSGGQRRRLDVAMGLVHAPKLLFLDEPSTGLDPQNRANLWDHILRMRAQYEMTIVLTTHYLDEADSMAERVVVVDHGHVIADDTADALKASLAGDQLILTVAPSNHAAVRRLAGHLPGARDLAVDGDQFTVRVTHGPTALPILLGATHQLGVPVAAAQVHRPTLDDVFLNLTGRSLREAGTNGKAAA; this is translated from the coding sequence GTGATCAGCACCCGAGAGCTCACCAAGACCTTCGAGGTGAGCCGTACCGAGACCGTGCACGCGGTCCGCGGCATCAGCCTGACGGTCGAACCCGGCGAACTGGTCGCCGTCCTCGGCCCGAACGGCGCCGGCAAGACCACGACGCTGCGGATGCTCACCACTCTGATCGCCCCGACCTCCGGCACCGCCGAGGTCGCCGGGTACGACGTCGTCGCCGAGCCGAGCCAGGTCCGCCGGCAGATCGGGTACGTCGGTCAGGGCAACGGCGCGGGCCATTCGCAACGCGTAGCCGACGAGTTGGCCGGGCAGGGCGTGATCTACGGGCTCGATCGACGCGCGGCGAAACTGCGGGCGGAGGAGTTGCTCGAGTCGCTGGAGTTGAAGGACCTCGCCCGGCGCAAGGTCTCCGAGTTGTCAGGCGGTCAGCGCCGGCGGCTCGATGTCGCGATGGGTCTGGTCCACGCGCCCAAGCTGCTGTTCCTCGACGAGCCGTCGACCGGTCTCGACCCGCAGAACCGGGCGAACCTGTGGGATCACATCCTCCGGATGCGCGCGCAGTACGAGATGACGATCGTGCTGACCACGCATTACCTCGACGAGGCCGATTCAATGGCCGAGCGGGTCGTCGTGGTCGACCACGGACACGTCATCGCGGACGACACGGCCGACGCACTGAAGGCTTCATTGGCGGGCGATCAACTCATCCTGACCGTTGCCCCCAGCAACCACGCGGCCGTACGCCGGTTGGCGGGCCACCTACCTGGCGCGCGAGACCTCGCGGTCGACGGCGACCAGTTCACCGTCCGCGTGACGCATGGCCCGACCGCGCTGCCCATTCTGCTCGGCGCGACCCACCAACTCGGCGTACCGGTTGCTGCTGCGCAGGTGCATCGGCCGACCCTCGACGACGTGTTCCTCAACCTCACCGGCCGCAGCCTGCGCGAGGCCGGTACCAACGGAAAGGCAGCGGCATGA
- a CDS encoding protein-tyrosine phosphatase family protein, giving the protein MDDGWDQGGAGVLRLPSGRLVRGRGLRNPLPAGQLPTYGVYLLGKEPPEVSWESRWLVWPDFRLPKDRVEARSVLVQLLDRATSERVEVACASGRGRTGTALACLAVLDGVPASRAVEFVRANYDHHAVETPWQKRFVRRFAG; this is encoded by the coding sequence ATGGATGACGGGTGGGATCAGGGCGGGGCCGGGGTTTTGCGGCTTCCGTCGGGGCGGTTGGTACGAGGTCGGGGGCTGCGGAATCCCTTACCTGCTGGACAGTTGCCGACGTACGGGGTCTATCTGCTGGGCAAGGAGCCGCCCGAGGTCAGCTGGGAATCACGCTGGCTCGTGTGGCCGGACTTCCGGTTGCCGAAGGATCGCGTCGAGGCGCGGTCGGTGCTGGTGCAGCTCCTCGATCGCGCGACGTCGGAGCGGGTCGAGGTCGCCTGCGCCAGTGGGCGGGGGCGGACCGGAACGGCGCTGGCTTGTCTGGCCGTGCTTGACGGCGTACCGGCTTCTCGAGCAGTGGAGTTCGTCCGTGCGAACTACGACCATCATGCCGTCGAGACGCCCTGGCAGAAGAGGTTCGTACGCCGCTTCGCCGGCTGA
- a CDS encoding NAD(P)H-binding protein: MARARPDAASPATSPPGRSSSGSLPAPASSLSTGTTRARGPRPRAGVDTAYLAPPVGPTGLAQAGKFVKQAAAEGLRRVVLLSGRGVGSPGREFAVYESSLDLENALKDSGADWTIVRPAWFAQNFSEDFLLDDVLAGEIRLSAGTGAEAWIDVDDVSEVMATALLDERHTGETYSLSGPRPLTLTEVAAELSTATGRPIGYVDLDPGEHVTELVEYGVPQEDAEAVRDLFAVIRNHRSEYVSDGVQQVLGRAPRDFRDYARTAAQTGVWSA; the protein is encoded by the coding sequence GTGGCCAGGGCAAGACCGGACGCCGCGTCGCCGGCCACCTCGCCGCCCGGCAGATCGAGTTCCGGCTCGCTTCCCGCTCCAGCGAGCAGCCTTTCGACTGGTACGACGAGAGCACGTGGTCCGCGACCGCGGGCCGGCGTCGACACGGCGTACCTGGCACCGCCGGTCGGTCCGACGGGTCTGGCCCAGGCCGGCAAATTCGTCAAGCAAGCAGCCGCCGAAGGCCTCCGCCGGGTGGTGCTGCTGTCCGGCCGCGGCGTCGGCAGCCCCGGCCGCGAATTCGCGGTCTACGAAAGCTCGCTCGACCTGGAGAACGCCCTCAAGGACAGCGGGGCCGACTGGACCATCGTCCGGCCCGCGTGGTTCGCCCAGAACTTCAGCGAGGACTTCCTGCTCGACGACGTCCTGGCCGGCGAGATCCGGCTGTCGGCCGGTACCGGCGCCGAGGCCTGGATCGACGTCGACGACGTCAGCGAGGTGATGGCGACCGCGTTGCTGGACGAGCGGCACACCGGCGAGACCTACTCGCTGTCCGGGCCGCGCCCGCTCACCCTGACCGAGGTCGCCGCCGAACTCAGTACGGCGACCGGCCGCCCGATCGGGTACGTCGACCTCGATCCCGGGGAGCATGTGACGGAACTGGTCGAGTACGGCGTACCGCAGGAGGACGCCGAGGCTGTCCGCGACCTGTTCGCCGTGATCCGCAACCACCGATCCGAGTACGTCTCCGACGGGGTCCAGCAGGTACTCGGCCGGGCTCCCCGCGATTTCCGTGACTACGCGCGCACCGCCGCGCAGACAGGAGTGTGGTCCGCATGA
- a CDS encoding phytanoyl-CoA dioxygenase family protein — MTLTRGELEIDYDLDQASITHFAADGFVKLRKVLSPATIAAYEPEITGKVIELNTQHLPLEERDTYGKAFLQVMNLWQNSELVLEFVSSPRLARIAAQLLGVRSVRLYHDQALYKESGGGVTPWHADQYYWPFATDRCVTAWIPLQETPLEMGPLAFAAGSQSFDHGRDLPISDDSERILQTALAEQKYPEVVEAFELGDVSYHRGWTFHHAGANETDIPRRVMTVIYVDAEMEIAEPVNRFQEADLATWMPGNQPGDRISSPLNPVLY, encoded by the coding sequence ATGACGTTGACCCGTGGTGAGCTCGAGATCGACTACGACCTGGATCAGGCTTCGATCACCCACTTCGCTGCCGACGGTTTCGTCAAGCTTCGGAAAGTGCTTAGCCCGGCGACGATCGCCGCGTACGAGCCTGAGATCACCGGCAAGGTGATCGAGCTGAATACCCAGCATCTGCCGTTGGAGGAGCGCGATACCTACGGGAAGGCGTTCCTGCAGGTGATGAATCTGTGGCAGAACAGTGAGCTGGTGCTGGAGTTCGTGTCGTCGCCGCGGCTTGCGCGGATCGCGGCGCAGTTGCTCGGCGTACGGTCGGTACGGCTGTACCACGATCAGGCGCTCTACAAGGAGTCCGGCGGTGGGGTGACGCCCTGGCATGCGGATCAGTACTACTGGCCGTTCGCGACGGATCGCTGTGTGACGGCGTGGATCCCGTTGCAGGAAACGCCGTTGGAGATGGGGCCGCTGGCGTTCGCCGCCGGGAGTCAGTCGTTCGACCATGGGCGGGATCTGCCGATCAGCGACGACTCGGAGCGCATTCTCCAGACGGCGCTGGCCGAGCAGAAGTACCCCGAGGTGGTGGAGGCGTTCGAGTTGGGCGACGTGAGCTACCACCGGGGCTGGACCTTCCACCATGCGGGGGCGAACGAGACCGACATCCCGCGCCGGGTGATGACGGTGATCTACGTCGATGCGGAGATGGAGATCGCCGAGCCGGTGAACCGGTTCCAGGAAGCCGACCTGGCCACCTGGATGCCCGGCAACCAGCCCGGCGACCGCATCTCGTCGCCCCTGAACCCCGTCCTGTACTAG
- a CDS encoding alpha/beta fold hydrolase produces the protein MHGTEDPMFRPEHGEALAREIPGARYVPLEGAGQELPPQVWDVAIPEIIAITRS, from the coding sequence ATGCACGGGACCGAGGACCCGATGTTCCGGCCCGAGCATGGCGAGGCTCTCGCGCGGGAGATCCCGGGCGCCCGTTACGTCCCACTCGAAGGCGCCGGTCAAGAACTGCCACCCCAGGTCTGGGACGTGGCGATCCCCGAGATCATCGCCATCACCCGATCCTGA